In Deltaproteobacteria bacterium GWA2_45_12, the following proteins share a genomic window:
- a CDS encoding preprotein translocase subunit SecG, which produces MEFLQTIEPVILVVHYLISIFLIIVILLQAGKGGDMGSAFGAGGSQSLFGVKGASTLLSKTTTVAAFFFLITSLSLSSIKRNDMTSLGGSVLDKMEEKKEEAPPIAPENKEVPPVPAN; this is translated from the coding sequence ATGGAATTCTTACAAACAATCGAACCTGTTATTTTAGTCGTTCACTATCTTATTAGTATTTTTTTGATTATCGTCATTTTACTGCAAGCTGGAAAAGGGGGCGATATGGGCTCCGCTTTTGGAGCAGGCGGTTCCCAGTCTCTCTTTGGAGTCAAAGGGGCCTCAACCCTTCTTTCCAAAACAACAACAGTGGCAGCTTTCTTTTTTTTGATTACGTCCCTCTCGTTATCAAGCATCAAACGCAATGACATGACTTCACTGGGCGGTTCTGTTCTTGACAAAATGGAAGAAAAAAAGGAAGAAGCCCCTCCGATCGCGCCGGAAAATAAAGAGGTGCCACCGGTCCCCGCGAATTAA
- a CDS encoding acyltransferase yields METTLSLIQMSCSENVQENLNKALLKIKEAANLGAQIVCLSELFKSQYFCQTNDKKFFDLAEPIPSKTTDILSQTAKENKIVLVSSLYEVTKEKEYYNTAVVFDADGILLGKYRKNHIPDDLPNHYSELYYFKPGDLGYPVFHTKYGTIGVLVCWDQWYPEAARALANQGAQIIFYPTAIGWPRQEREQDIGKNEFSAWQTIQCSHAIANGVFVAACNRTGKEDHLDFWGGSFVCDPMGVLLKQASHHNEEILTQTVDLSRINKVRKDWPFLDYRRKDLYHQL; encoded by the coding sequence ATGGAAACAACCCTCTCCCTCATTCAAATGTCCTGCTCCGAAAACGTTCAGGAAAATTTGAACAAAGCCCTTTTAAAAATTAAAGAAGCGGCAAATCTTGGAGCCCAAATCGTCTGCCTCTCCGAACTTTTCAAAAGCCAATATTTTTGCCAAACCAATGACAAAAAGTTTTTCGATCTAGCAGAACCCATTCCTTCCAAAACAACCGACATCTTAAGTCAAACAGCCAAAGAAAATAAAATTGTGTTGGTGTCCAGCCTCTATGAAGTAACGAAGGAAAAAGAATATTACAACACCGCTGTCGTGTTTGATGCGGATGGGATTCTGCTGGGTAAATACCGAAAAAATCACATCCCGGATGATCTCCCCAACCATTACTCGGAGCTCTATTATTTCAAACCGGGTGATTTAGGGTACCCTGTGTTCCATACAAAATATGGAACCATCGGTGTCCTTGTCTGCTGGGATCAATGGTACCCTGAAGCCGCACGGGCCCTGGCCAACCAGGGAGCGCAAATTATTTTCTACCCCACAGCCATTGGCTGGCCCCGGCAGGAACGCGAACAAGACATTGGAAAAAATGAATTCAGCGCCTGGCAGACCATTCAATGTTCCCACGCCATTGCCAATGGCGTTTTTGTGGCCGCATGCAATCGCACGGGCAAGGAAGATCATCTGGATTTTTGGGGAGGCTCTTTTGTGTGTGACCCAATGGGCGTACTCCTTAAGCAGGCTTCCCATCACAACGAGGAAATTCTCACCCAGACGGTTGATCTTTCCCGAATTAACAAAGTAAGAAAAGATTGGCCGTTTTTGGATTACAGACGGAAGGATTTGTATCATCAATTGTAA
- a CDS encoding agmatine deiminase has product MPPTPSQLEYRMPAEWELHSATWLAWPHNKSSWPGKIELIPDVYVQMVKALHEGEDVHINVNDQAMENKVHEKLFRSGCNMKHVFLHQFPNNDAWIRDHGPIFVTRSLQNKKELAVTDWDFNKWGGKYPPWDLDNIVPEKIAKYLGVPAFRSRMILEGGSIDVNGNGYLLTTESCLLNKNRNPGMTKPEIEEQLKQYLGVSHILWLGDGIIGDDTDGHVDDLSRFVNTNTILTVVEEDPRDENYKVLQDNLKRLSSMKDQDGKAFNIIPLPMPGPVVYQGERLPASYANFYIANKVVLVPTFKNLNDKKALETLQNLFSTRKVVGINATDLIWGLGAFHCLTQQQPAV; this is encoded by the coding sequence ATGCCCCCCACCCCCTCCCAACTTGAATATAGAATGCCCGCCGAATGGGAACTCCACTCTGCCACATGGCTTGCATGGCCCCATAATAAGTCTTCATGGCCTGGAAAAATTGAACTTATTCCTGATGTCTATGTACAAATGGTTAAAGCCCTTCACGAAGGGGAAGATGTTCATATTAATGTGAATGATCAGGCCATGGAAAATAAGGTGCATGAAAAACTGTTCCGTTCAGGATGCAACATGAAACATGTTTTCCTGCATCAGTTTCCCAACAATGACGCCTGGATCAGAGACCATGGCCCCATTTTTGTCACACGCTCCCTTCAAAATAAAAAAGAGCTTGCCGTCACCGATTGGGATTTCAACAAATGGGGAGGAAAATATCCTCCATGGGATTTAGACAACATCGTTCCTGAAAAAATAGCCAAATATCTTGGTGTGCCTGCTTTTCGCTCACGCATGATCCTTGAGGGTGGCTCCATTGATGTCAATGGAAATGGATATTTGCTCACGACCGAATCCTGTCTTTTAAATAAAAACCGCAATCCCGGCATGACAAAACCGGAAATTGAAGAACAACTAAAACAATATCTGGGAGTCTCTCATATTTTGTGGTTGGGGGATGGCATCATAGGGGATGATACCGATGGACATGTGGATGACCTTTCCCGCTTTGTCAACACCAATACCATCCTCACCGTGGTTGAGGAAGACCCCAGGGATGAAAACTACAAGGTCCTTCAAGACAACCTGAAGCGTTTATCCAGCATGAAAGATCAAGACGGAAAAGCCTTCAATATTATTCCCCTTCCCATGCCCGGCCCCGTTGTTTATCAGGGCGAACGACTACCGGCCAGTTACGCCAATTTTTACATTGCCAACAAAGTCGTGCTAGTCCCCACTTTCAAAAATCTTAACGACAAAAAAGCCCTGGAAACCCTTCAAAACCTCTTTTCCACACGAAAAGTGGTTGGAATTAATGCAACAGATCTTATCTGGGGATTGGGAGCTTTTCATTGTCTCACACAGCAACAACCGGCGGTGTAA
- a CDS encoding signal peptidase II — translation MKKRILILFLVALPVYLLDQLTKHLVVQKIAYGDHIVVLNNFFDLIHVRNTGGAFGLLAAWDSSYRDIFFYVLFVAAIGFLVHFLKQIPAEEKVAPYPIALIFGGAVGNLSDRIFRGSVVDYLSFHWYNRYVQWEIFGYPLSFELSWPAFNVADVAITCGVLWLLFQMAKHQRKELKVTKEHKFADWRAPDIE, via the coding sequence ATGAAAAAACGAATCCTTATTCTTTTTTTAGTGGCTTTGCCTGTTTATTTGCTCGATCAACTCACCAAACATCTTGTTGTCCAAAAAATTGCCTATGGGGATCATATTGTTGTCTTAAACAATTTTTTCGACTTGATCCATGTGCGCAACACGGGAGGTGCTTTTGGCCTTTTGGCAGCATGGGACTCAAGTTATCGCGATATCTTTTTTTATGTGTTGTTTGTTGCGGCCATTGGTTTCCTGGTTCATTTCTTAAAGCAAATTCCTGCTGAAGAAAAAGTGGCACCCTATCCCATTGCCCTTATTTTTGGGGGCGCCGTGGGAAATTTATCTGACCGTATCTTTAGGGGGTCTGTCGTCGATTATCTTTCATTCCATTGGTACAACAGATATGTTCAGTGGGAAATATTCGGCTATCCACTAAGCTTTGAACTTTCATGGCCGGCTTTTAATGTGGCCGATGTGGCCATTACCTGTGGCGTGCTTTGGTTGTTGTTTCAAATGGCCAAACATCAGCGGAAGGAACTCAAAGTGACCAAAGAACACAAGTTCGCCGATTGGCGTGCCCCGGACATAGAGTAG
- a CDS encoding isoleucine--tRNA ligase has translation MDYKNSLNLPQTEFPMKANLPQREPLTLKQWGDQDVYQKLLLKNKKNPKFILHDGPPYANGHIHFGHILNKILKDIIVKYKNMSGFVSPYVPGWDCHGLPIELGAIKELAEKNKDRASLTPLQKREACRNYAHRFIEDQKKDFKRLGIFGDWDHPYLTLTNQYEADIAREFLGLYTKGFIYQGKKPVYWCVSCQTALAEAEVEYENITSPSIYVAFPLADAFKLEAEEVEDASLVIWTTTPWTLPANVAVAVGEKFEYVLLELEGKHYLLARALKDAFLEAIGFKGEAVERKVFLGSSLAQLKLEYRHPFIKRISPVVLGHHVTLETGTGLVHIAPGHGQEDYEIGQKNKLETLCPVDEAGRFLKDSMAEAVFDEVKQWEGVKVKEANGVIVHFLHEKKILLNAPTQTLNHSFPHCWRCKKPVIFRATKQWFLSLEHSDLRKKALRCINGDVKWIPQWGHDRIFGMIENRPDWCLSRQRVWGVPIIVHHCAQCQTPLLNQKIGDSICSIFEKEGADAWWKDFKPLLPENTVCKCGSREFIKDASILDVWFDSGVSHAAVLERRPELGSPADLYLEGSDQHRGWFHSSLLTSLASRDRAPYKAVLTHGFVVDGQGKKYSKSAKNYVPPEKVLNELGAELLRLWVGAEDYRNDIRVSDEIIKVLAEIYRKIRNTCRFMLGNLYDFNPEKDLVPFEKRTELDRYAMGFLFDTVAKIEKAYQNYEFHGVHHTLNKFFTVELSAVYLDILKDRLYCEKASGFLRRSAQSNLFDILMAVLPLMAPILSFTAEEVWSFLPVSAQKTSSVFFASWPRLGENIKDKNLEARWSRVLTIRDEILKALEETRKKKEIGHSLDAKVVLSAEGETLEFLKEYQDQWSQICITSQVEVVENVSGYQFKSSLVPSLTVSVMPALGKKCERCWNYSLYVGQSPKHPGLCQRCEGVVS, from the coding sequence ATGGATTATAAAAATTCGCTTAACTTGCCCCAGACTGAATTTCCGATGAAGGCCAACTTGCCCCAGCGCGAGCCCCTGACTTTGAAGCAATGGGGAGACCAGGATGTCTATCAAAAGCTTCTGTTAAAAAACAAGAAGAACCCAAAATTTATTTTGCATGATGGCCCTCCCTACGCCAATGGGCACATCCATTTTGGTCACATTCTCAATAAAATCTTGAAAGACATCATTGTTAAGTACAAAAACATGTCCGGCTTTGTAAGCCCCTATGTTCCGGGCTGGGATTGCCATGGGCTTCCCATCGAATTGGGAGCCATCAAGGAGCTTGCTGAAAAAAACAAAGACAGGGCCAGCCTAACCCCGTTACAAAAACGGGAAGCCTGCCGGAATTATGCGCATCGATTCATTGAAGATCAAAAAAAGGATTTTAAACGTCTTGGAATTTTTGGCGATTGGGATCATCCCTATCTCACACTCACCAATCAATACGAAGCCGATATCGCGCGCGAATTTTTAGGTTTGTATACCAAGGGTTTTATTTATCAGGGGAAAAAGCCGGTGTATTGGTGTGTTTCCTGCCAGACCGCCCTTGCAGAGGCGGAGGTCGAATACGAAAATATCACTTCACCCTCCATTTATGTGGCGTTTCCCCTGGCTGATGCCTTCAAACTTGAAGCGGAAGAGGTTGAAGATGCCTCTTTGGTCATATGGACAACAACTCCCTGGACCTTGCCGGCCAACGTGGCCGTGGCGGTGGGAGAAAAATTCGAATATGTTCTTCTTGAGCTTGAAGGCAAACATTACCTGCTGGCACGCGCCTTAAAAGATGCTTTTCTTGAGGCTATCGGGTTTAAGGGAGAAGCTGTTGAGAGAAAAGTTTTTTTGGGATCAAGTTTGGCCCAATTAAAACTTGAATACCGTCATCCCTTTATTAAAAGAATTTCTCCTGTCGTGTTGGGGCATCACGTGACTCTTGAAACGGGTACGGGGCTTGTCCATATCGCTCCAGGCCATGGTCAGGAAGATTATGAAATCGGTCAAAAAAACAAGTTGGAAACCTTGTGCCCCGTGGATGAAGCCGGACGGTTTTTGAAAGATTCGATGGCCGAAGCTGTTTTTGATGAAGTAAAACAATGGGAAGGGGTGAAGGTTAAAGAGGCCAATGGCGTCATTGTTCATTTTTTACATGAAAAGAAAATCCTCTTAAATGCACCGACCCAAACATTAAATCACAGTTTTCCCCATTGCTGGCGTTGCAAGAAACCCGTCATTTTCCGGGCCACCAAGCAGTGGTTTTTATCCCTTGAGCACAGTGATTTGCGCAAAAAAGCACTTCGCTGCATCAATGGGGATGTCAAGTGGATCCCCCAATGGGGGCACGATCGTATTTTTGGGATGATCGAAAACAGGCCGGACTGGTGTCTTTCGCGGCAGCGTGTCTGGGGAGTGCCCATCATTGTTCACCATTGTGCCCAGTGCCAAACTCCTTTGTTGAACCAGAAAATTGGTGACTCTATTTGTTCGATTTTTGAAAAGGAAGGGGCAGATGCCTGGTGGAAGGATTTTAAACCCCTTCTTCCTGAAAATACAGTCTGCAAATGCGGTTCCAGGGAATTTATCAAAGACGCAAGTATTTTGGATGTGTGGTTTGATTCCGGTGTTTCGCATGCCGCTGTTTTGGAGCGTCGCCCTGAGCTTGGAAGCCCTGCCGATTTATATCTTGAAGGTTCTGATCAGCATCGGGGATGGTTTCATTCATCTCTTTTAACCAGCCTTGCCTCCCGTGACAGGGCCCCTTACAAGGCCGTACTCACTCATGGTTTTGTGGTGGATGGACAGGGGAAGAAGTACTCCAAATCAGCCAAGAATTATGTTCCTCCGGAAAAAGTTTTGAATGAATTGGGGGCAGAACTTCTGCGTTTGTGGGTAGGGGCCGAAGATTACCGAAATGACATTCGTGTCTCGGATGAAATCATCAAAGTCTTGGCTGAAATTTATCGCAAAATCAGGAATACGTGCCGTTTCATGCTGGGAAATTTGTACGATTTTAATCCTGAAAAGGATTTAGTTCCGTTTGAGAAGAGAACAGAACTTGATCGTTATGCCATGGGATTTCTTTTTGATACAGTGGCTAAAATTGAGAAGGCCTATCAAAATTATGAATTTCACGGCGTGCATCACACATTGAACAAGTTTTTTACCGTTGAGCTTTCTGCCGTGTATCTCGACATTTTGAAAGACCGGCTCTATTGCGAAAAAGCCTCCGGTTTTTTACGTCGTTCGGCACAGTCAAATTTATTTGATATTTTAATGGCGGTTCTTCCACTCATGGCTCCCATCCTTTCTTTTACGGCAGAAGAAGTCTGGTCTTTTTTGCCGGTCAGTGCACAGAAGACTTCATCCGTGTTTTTTGCTTCCTGGCCACGGCTTGGCGAAAATATCAAAGATAAAAATCTTGAAGCCCGTTGGAGCCGTGTTCTCACGATAAGGGACGAGATTTTAAAGGCCTTGGAAGAAACGCGTAAAAAGAAGGAAATAGGGCACTCGCTAGACGCTAAAGTTGTTTTGTCAGCCGAAGGAGAAACCCTTGAGTTTTTAAAAGAATACCAAGATCAATGGAGCCAGATTTGTATTACGTCCCAGGTTGAGGTTGTTGAAAATGTTTCGGGCTATCAGTTTAAAAGCAGTCTTGTCCCATCATTAACCGTAAGCGTTATGCCGGCTTTGGGGAAAAAATGTGAACGTTGTTGGAATTATTCTCTCTATGTGGGACAATCGCCAAAGCATCCTGGTTTGTGCCAGCGATGTGAGGGAGTTGTTTCATGA